In one window of Candidatus Glassbacteria bacterium DNA:
- a CDS encoding P1 family peptidase translates to MNFFAVLSTLVLGITCTMAHAQPESAGRPSPRELGITIGSLPVGEHNDITDVPGVRVGHTTVIRGDNIRTGVTAVLPHGGNIFLEKVPGAMVTFNGFGKLAGSTQVNELGNIETPVLLTNTLAVPRTADAVLSYMLALPWMEEVRSINPLVGETNDGFLNDIRERAIREKDVISAIQNATDGPVEQGSVGAGTGTGCLGFKGGIGSSSRLVEIDGESYTVGVLAQTNFGGVLRVNGVKIPQDFDSEESGRGGSCILVAATDAPLGHRNLARLAKRLFAGMARTGANFSNGSGDYAIAFSTHPEMRIPYGGPALLGPRTPLANEPAGRLFAAAAEAAEEAIISSLTHAATITGRDNHVRHAIDIARLKAALGLD, encoded by the coding sequence ATGAATTTTTTCGCCGTGTTGTCCACTCTGGTGCTGGGGATCACCTGCACGATGGCTCATGCACAGCCTGAATCAGCCGGCCGCCCCTCCCCCCGCGAGCTGGGAATCACAATCGGCTCGCTGCCGGTGGGGGAGCACAACGATATCACCGACGTGCCCGGCGTGCGCGTGGGGCACACCACGGTAATCCGCGGCGATAATATCCGCACCGGGGTCACGGCGGTCCTGCCGCACGGCGGGAACATCTTCCTGGAAAAAGTCCCCGGCGCGATGGTCACGTTCAACGGCTTCGGCAAACTGGCCGGCAGCACCCAGGTCAACGAACTGGGCAATATCGAAACCCCGGTCCTGCTGACAAACACCCTGGCAGTGCCCCGCACCGCCGACGCCGTGCTGAGCTACATGCTGGCCCTGCCGTGGATGGAGGAGGTGCGCTCGATCAACCCGCTGGTTGGCGAGACCAACGACGGTTTCCTCAACGATATCCGCGAGCGGGCAATCCGCGAAAAGGACGTGATTTCAGCAATTCAAAACGCTACCGATGGTCCGGTGGAGCAGGGCAGCGTGGGCGCGGGAACCGGCACCGGCTGCCTGGGTTTCAAAGGCGGGATCGGCTCCAGCTCGCGGCTGGTGGAAATCGATGGTGAGAGCTACACGGTGGGCGTGCTGGCCCAGACCAATTTCGGCGGCGTGCTGAGAGTCAATGGAGTGAAAATACCGCAGGACTTCGACAGCGAGGAAAGCGGGCGCGGCGGCTCGTGTATCCTGGTGGCCGCCACCGATGCACCCCTGGGGCACAGAAACCTGGCCCGGCTGGCTAAAAGGCTGTTCGCCGGGATGGCCCGCACCGGAGCCAATTTCTCCAACGGCAGCGGCGATTACGCGATAGCCTTTTCCACGCACCCGGAGATGAGGATCCCTTACGGGGGACCCGCGCTTCTCGGTCCGCGGACGCCGCTGGCCAATGAACCGGCCGGCCGACTGTTCGCTGCAGCCGCCGAGGCGGCCGAGGAAGCGATTATTTCATCACTCACCCATGCCGCCACAATCACCGGTCGCGACAACCACGTACGGCACGCGATCGATATCGCCAGACTCAAGGCGGCGCTGGGGCTTGATTGA
- the msrB gene encoding peptide-methionine (R)-S-oxide reductase MsrB, producing MQQLEKVVKTEREWREMLTPEQYRITREAETESAFAGKYLDFKGKGTYACICCELPLFSSEHKYKSGTGWPSFWQPGQAGHVAERDDSSWGMRRIEVQCARCDAHLGHLFTDGPRPTGLRYCINSASLNFVPEEK from the coding sequence ATGCAACAGCTGGAAAAGGTAGTCAAGACAGAGCGGGAGTGGCGGGAAATGCTGACTCCAGAGCAGTACAGGATCACGCGCGAGGCGGAGACCGAGAGCGCATTTGCCGGTAAATACCTCGATTTCAAGGGTAAGGGGACCTACGCATGTATCTGCTGCGAGCTGCCGCTGTTCAGCTCGGAACACAAGTACAAGTCCGGTACCGGCTGGCCCAGTTTCTGGCAGCCTGGGCAGGCGGGCCACGTGGCCGAGCGCGACGACAGCAGTTGGGGCATGCGCAGGATAGAGGTCCAGTGCGCCCGCTGTGACGCACATCTGGGCCACCTGTTCACCGATGGCCCGCGGCCGACAGGTCTGCGCTACTGCATTAACTCCGCGTCGCTGAATTTCGTGCCGGAGGAAAAATAA